The Harmonia axyridis chromosome 3, icHarAxyr1.1, whole genome shotgun sequence nucleotide sequence CAATAAGATGAAACCTTTAATAGTTGTCAAGGAAACGAATGGCAAACAGCTCGCGTAGCCGATAACTTTTTGACGTTTCGTAATTGTATCGCGATTTGATATCAGTTTTTGGATTTGCCTAAGTTTTCAAGTTTTATTGTACACGAATCGAGTTTTAAGACAATTACGCACTcctagaatataattttttctagtcGTGCGTAATATGCTTCTTACAAACCTTGTTATTTAATACACTATTTCACTGGTTAGGTCCGAGATTTGTTGAGTGAAGGTTATGAGGCATCCAAGGGCATAATTCATTCATGACTGAACGAGCGCCGACTCCCTCATTTTGTTCTCAATATTATAGGTATAAATAAGCAAGTCCTTTGATACACATGAAATGGTATAGAGAAGAGTCTCATTTCTCTTCAAACTACGGCAAAGTTCTAGAAACTCATATGAAAGAGCAGGAAATTTCCAATCGAGGATATCAAGTGGGGCAATATTTCGAACTGGCAATATCATGAATTTTTTCGGAAGAATACCCAAGCACCGAAagttataaaatatttatgagTTTCGGGATCTTACGTGGGCTCTTCAATTGAGTCGTCTGAGGGATATAGAGGAGAATGACCGACATATAATGTCTGAAGGAGAGTCAAGCAATCAAGCTGATCCAGGTTACAGAATAAACTGTTGCAGGACATGTTTATTGTGGGTCTGGGTAAAACTCTGTAAGGAGCTTTTATAGACCGCAAGTTCTTgggattctactgaaatttcatttatataccggcttcattttattgattcagTGGGCCAATGGATATCGGAAAAGTGCAACGGTTGGCTAAACTGCAATAGTTGCCGAAATTGGAAATAGTGGATATGCTttatttgagaaagagcaatacaaaaaattgttaattccAAACAATGAAGCAGGTGTCGATAAATCCAAGTATTAGCAGATGATAGgtgaacggggcatcatacattccAACGActcaaatgaataaataaaaacctcagcatGAACTCTGTCCcaccgtataggtgtagtgattggtttatttatttgtttagaaaataagctgacatatttatattgagggGCTtactcttcatccaaacaaaatccttTCATCCTTCCTTTTCACCAGAAATTGACAAATATGttgtaattaaatctgaaaacaaaagagATAAGAACCAgcaaggagtaataaatgttacaGTTTccattataacgggtgtttttttcgaggtatataactttaagttggcattactgtttaaccgatttaacagctgtcgagtgatttattctcagtttggtttggcaattcatcatgaatagacttacgcctgaacagcgcttgcaaatagtgcaattctatttcgaaaataatggttctgttccacatacgtatcgcacactacgtccattttattttgtttagcgatgaagcgcacttctggttgaatggctacgtcaacaaacaaaactgccgcatttggagtgaagcttatcctcaagtgtatgtcgaaacaccgttacatccagaaaaactgtctgtttggtgcgctttgtgggctggtggaatcattggtccgtacttcttcaaaaacgatgatggccagaacgttacagtcaatggtgatccgtatagagccatgattactaactttttcattcctgaattgaacaaccatgatgtccaggagctgtggttccaacaagacggtgcaagatgtcacacagctcggccaccatcgattcattgaaagacacgtttggtgaccgcctaatttcacgttttggacctgtgaattggcctccaagatcttgtgatttaacaccgctagactactttctgtggggctatgtaaagtcattggtccatgCAGATAAGTCATCACAAACCCTCgacaatttggaagacaatattcgccgtgttagccgatatacggccacaaatgttggaaaaagtcatcgaaaattggacgtccagattggactacatccgagccagccgtggcggtcataggccagaaatcttatttaaaatgtaatgccacaagattatcttgcgtataaataaaattcatgtcaatcgaataatccatcgttgttttattgcaatttaaagttccatagctctaaaaaaacaccctttatattccaCATTAAATTATGACAATTGAAATCACTACAATAAATTGAAAGATAAGAAAGAATCATATAGAAATTTAAAGGTCAAAGAGTATAAAAACATATTAATGACATATGTAATgattattacaaaaattgaaagtaatgaAAAAATACTCCCCGGACGAATTCAACACCACTAACTAACgattcttcaaaataagccAGACCATAAATAGAACTCAAGAGGCAATCTATCAATACATAACCTGCTAAAAATTCTCTTTCACGGAGTTGTTTTTCAGTTGCCATGTGTTTCTTGAAAAAGTTACATACCGCcgtaaaaaaaaaacgtgaCAAAATACAAAGTAAATATGACAACTTCTTGACATTAGTCACACCCACCGAAAATTAGGAAGAAATGTCCATtccaaagggtttttcaatgaaaacgaTACAAAAGGTTGTAACGGCAATACTGTGTATTTTACgcgaaaaaatatcaagaagaagttttatttttataatctaTTAAACCCCAAACGTGGGCTGAAAATTACCGAAGAAGTTCGCAGTTTTTTTCACCTTTAAGTCGAAATTATAAACCATTAAAAGAGTCATAAAACCAAAAAAGGATATCAACACCAATTTCAACTCGTTTTCACGACTTTTTCTGTCCATTTTGATCTCTTATGTTTAACTGCTCATTCCTACAGCTGAACGAAATGGAGTTTATTGAATAACTCCTTGAACAAACGAGGGGTAATTAATAAAGAATgctttcaatttcttcttcaaaCGCTCGAAATTAAAGAAGACCACGAAGGTTAAAAGAAGGTATACTTGACGATCGTTCTTCGACTAACTCAGCAGCTCTGAATACCTAGGGGTAAATTGAATTATTAGTAGCGAATTAGTTCGAATATCGAAGAATCTTCCTTCTCGGTTGTTCCATTACCCGACCGAATTAGTAGAAGCGATGAATCAAGGTCGAattaatcgaaatatttttaatgagaGTTTAAAATTGTAAATTTGGCTGATATGAACTAAATGTTCATTATTTCATAGATTGTATCTCGGTTTATCTGATATTGGAATTACATAATGTTTTGCGCTTTACAGAACAACATgaactattttgaaattatttgggCGAGACTACGGAATCAACTACGTGCTGAAAGTAACACATGAAATTTTCCAGTTTGCACAGTTTTGTCGATAAGATAGAAAGATAGGGCTTGAGTCACGAACTGATCATTTATTCTAAATCGTTTGATTTTGTGGATTTGGAGTATACATGTGAAACTTCGATTTCTGAGTCAGTGAACTGTAtggctatacagggtgtctgtaAATAAATGTAAAGGACTGACGGATATAAATCCTTGATGAAAATTAGAAGGGGtagttcataattttttttagaaatccGCCCTTCTTTCAAGATTCAGCCTTTAAAAGTTGTTGGCAAATTGacggttttcaatttttttatgggtTCTAAAAAACCCTGAGTCATAAAAAAACTCTACATAATATGGAGCACTAACTAGATGTAACTCACACAATTTTTTCGATACcataactttattattattggttgaaaataacaacaaaaccttcgtatatgtatttcattttaaGGAACATTTTTATTCGATGAAATGGAATGGAAACTGGTTAGCACCGCTTGTGAGTTTTGATTTATTCTGAGAAAAGTATCGACTGTATCGAAATTTTGCCAGAGATTGTTTTCCCCAGGATAGAATGGGGAAATTATTGGAGGAAAATCATAAGAGGtgctggtcccatcaaatactgagcatgactttgaaacagtgaatattcggttttacCGTCGACgtgaagcatggccgggatatccccatgatttacTGCGCTTgggaacccatttttcgtctccagtcacaatgtgttgcagaaatcccttccatctttgccttgcaagcagctgttcacaagcaaacaaaagccgttcaatatctctcggcttcaactcatacggcacccaatttccttgtttctgaatcattcccatgactttcaggcgtttttaaatggcttgttgcttcactcccaatgattctgccaatttttgttgcgtttgacacgactATTGCTCAAGTTATGCCTTCCATttgcattttcgaaaaacttctctcttccaccaccatgttggtcttcgatgtcaaaataaACGTCCTTGAAGCGTTGAACCCACTCTTCGTACGTTCTTTCGGTaataccataggtatttgagagcattcgatgagcctcagccgcggatttcttcatattaaagcaggaAATTAAAACCTCACGCAAATgctgagaatttggctcgtgagctgacatgtttgatcaagaataactttatgatgcagtcaCAAATCGGCTAatgtttcgatggcgttatgtttacaaacacctaagcttattgtatgacatctactatctatttattACGACTCCCACTTACCGCTACTACTATCTagagctatctattgcaaaacggtggaagcaaagttgtacacctaataaaaaaATCTACAATTGTCATTTCTAGGAAATACGGTGGTTGTTTTATAGGATGTGATGAGTTTCTGGCCAGAAATTCTTATCGTACGCAATTATTGTACAAAATCaatgatttcatcaaaattggacaTCTACggagtattttttattttgaatgctTTGGGATATGAAATTCAATTCGAATGCAAAATTagtcaatattttcattcattatggaTATCGCAAAGTTCACCAATCAGGAAAGATGATATGGAGCACTattattaatgaataaaaaGGAGGCCAATACAAAAACTTCGCGTGTGTAGGTATTGAGCAGAATAGTTATGTTAACTAAGAGCGAAAAAAATGATAGAGTATATTGCTTtatcaatttcttttaatttctgGAAATAATGTTTGTAtctatgaaaatgaagaaattattttttttatggtaaAATTCATGTCTGAATTCAATTCAGTCGATTCTTTCGTATTTTAACGTCACCGAAATATCGACATGAAGAGTCGAGAGTTCATACTCGGTCCGAATAATCCACACATGCAAATAAGGAGTACACATCGAAAATAACCTTTCCAATCAATAATACACCAACTGTTTCACTTATTCCATACGGATTTGCCTTGACTACCTTGGGCAATTTCTTATGAAATgctcttcaaaaatttaaaTGGATCATCTCTTAAATTCCCATACATCTATCTTAGGTATAAAAGCGAAAGTATCTTCTGCATCTTCATCATTCAGTTCAATCCTTCTATTGATCATCCTCAACATGAAATATGTGAGTACCCGCCTCCTTTATCGAGTTCAAAGAACAAACGACTATTTCGGCAACTTTATCCTAATATTTTtatgaagaatatttgaaaattttactgAATATTTCGCGctcttttttgaatgaacgaatcTTTAGTCAAGTACGAATTAACGATTATCAAAGCTTGACCCTTGCTTTGATTGACCCGTCAAGTTTAGTACTTTCAGATGTTTCACTTGTAGAATTTTAGTACACTAAAAATCCCGTGGGCAGCTTTATTTTTCACTGAGAAAAGTTTAAAACCATCTGATTCTACTTCATCGTCTTagcgaattatttttttcgaattattcgACTTTTGCAACCTCATCATTtaactatttgaaaaaataacttGTTCTTCGCACCAGTTTTTTCCATTCGccgtttttctgtttttttcaattctaattGAAGAGTCAAGTTCACTTCGACAAAAAAGTTTTCGTATAATTTTATTAGCGGATATTTAAATAAAGCGTTTTAtaattggaaaatattaatgGATACCATTTTCAGTGGTAAAACTTCTAGCTCTTACCTAAATAAACAATTatatagaaaaattaatatGATGATGATTAAATTAAgttattcttcttcttgttGAATGAGCAAGGTATTTTTATTTGATCTTATGAAAAAATCTCGTCGAATATCAttcgaaagaaatatttttgcaaaattttttcgTAGTTTTATTCAAGTTTTGATTTTCGGAAAATCATGTTTTCTATCAAGAATCATCAACGAAAAACAATTTTGTTCCCTTAATGCAACTCTAACAAAGTTTTGAATTGATGATTCTGTACCCTTGTCCGAGATTGGAACTAGTTTACGTTTTCCCAAACAACTAGGATGCTACGTAAATTGAATTCTACGCAATTCTGGAGACCAACTATAATGAACCCCAGGAATGATTGCCTGGCGTAGATAGAACTGATTAATTAAATTCACGTATGTGAGAAATGTTAACCACGAAAATTAATGTGAACTAGAATCAAGCACGCCTGACGACTTAATATCATACTATATTTTACAGATTATCTCCGCTTTATGCTGCATCGCAGTAGCCGTGGCCGATAGGCTAGACAATGTCTATCTCCCCCCCACCAATTCCAGGACTGCCGGAGGAACCGGAAATATTCTAAAGACTCCCTTTAATCAAGGTTCGTTGTTGCCCGGACGCCAGTTCTTTTCCGGAAACTCGGAAGCTCCCCAGACCGGAAATACTTACGGAGCACCACAACCATCTTCGATTAAAAGTTTCTCAGCCGGTCCAACTCAACCTCCTGCAGCCATTTTGAGATTCAACAATGATAATAATGGGGAAGGAGCATACCAATTCGAGTAAGTAGAATATaaacaacagaaaaaactgataataaaaatgcactaaaaattataaaaacagaattttcaaattgcCGCTACAAATGTTTTCAATACACTAATTAAAAGAACTTAAAATCAATTCTAACAAATCTTCACTGGATAACTTGTGACAACGTCCAATGCGAATGAAAGTTTTAGAGCTTTCCCAAGAACTtataagaaatttgaaaataatttcaaggaaaacgctgatttcaaattttcaaatctttttcTCCTTCATCTAGCTTCGAAACCGAGAACAAAATCTACCAACAAGAATCTGGACAACTGAAGAACGCAGGAACAGACCAAGAGAGCAATGCTGTTCAAGGATCCTACTCTTACGTTGGCCAGGATGGTCAAACCTACACCGTCAACTACGTAGCTGATGAGGAAGGTTTCAGAGCAACCGGTGATCATCTTCCTGTTGCTCCTGAAATTCCTGCTGAGATACAGAAGGCTCTTGAACAGAACGCTGCTGATGAAGCTAGAGGTATCGTTGATGATGGTCAATACAGGCCAGATCCTTCTGAGGGAATCAACAGGCAGTATTCTTCATCGAATGTCCAAGGAGGTTACCAGCAGCAAGGAGGTTACCAGCAACAACAACAACAGCAAGCTGGTTACAAATACTGATTTGCCTGATGAATTTTGATGATTGTACATTTGTTCTTGTAAATAGTTATGTATGCCGAATGTTGTCAATAAATTagagttatttataaaaatatatctcTCTTATTATTTCTCAACCCATTTGAACATCGTTGTAGGATTTTGGATTCTTCTGAAAGTAATCATATGTTCTACAAAAATATTTGAGTTCATATTCaaaagagaaaaattatttgttttacctaatttcaattcaagaataatttttCGTGTTTTTGTAACTAAATGTCGATTAAAAATTGGGAAACGTATTGAAATTCTGATTGGAGTAcaatttgaatatcaaaaaacaTTGGTTTCGttataacattttttctacCAACAAAAATAATCGATTTACAGGGTTGTTTCTACTCAATATGGTGTATAATGTCTAGCTGTATACATAAAGATCAAGATGTGTTTTGACTTCAACTTTTGCTCGATATTGGATATAACATAATGATGTTGTCTGGGAACTCAAGAGGAAAATTAGGATCTGATCGGGAAATGAGGAATACACTAGGGACTATACCAAAATTGGATCGAATTGGACGCAATATTTTACACCAATACACAAGA carries:
- the LOC123676806 gene encoding endocuticle structural glycoprotein SgAbd-2-like, with amino-acid sequence MKYIISALCCIAVAVADRLDNVYLPPTNSRTAGGTGNILKTPFNQGSLLPGRQFFSGNSEAPQTGNTYGAPQPSSIKSFSAGPTQPPAAILRFNNDNNGEGAYQFDFETENKIYQQESGQLKNAGTDQESNAVQGSYSYVGQDGQTYTVNYVADEEGFRATGDHLPVAPEIPAEIQKALEQNAADEARGIVDDGQYRPDPSEGINRQYSSSNVQGGYQQQGGYQQQQQQQAGYKY